A stretch of Komagataella phaffii GS115 chromosome 2, complete sequence DNA encodes these proteins:
- a CDS encoding Subunit of the NuA4 histone acetyltransferase complex that acetylates histone H4 and H2A — translation MDAATVLEQYTQDLSNLPSELAHLLEELRDKDMTLYQIRKRTQGKDNQLHKYIKQHGSLVKHPKEQQLYSKINEDFTKAKALQEEKILLSNTALLLISKHLVRLESDIEKLESEGLLAPDDMIEEDKNMSDGMSSLTPVPPSQSSTPGVVPKKRQRNGVSRTQSRFESPPLSSSAPTRTHRKKNASELNQTGEEDELYCFCQQVSFGDMIACDNPDCKYEWFHYDCVGLTAQPPSGIWYCPDCKNDQSVRKRDRKKKKVET, via the coding sequence ATGGATGCTGCCACAGTTCTAGAGCAGTACACCCAGGATCTGTCCAATCTTCCTTCAGAACTGGCTCATCTTCTGGAGGAGCTCAGGGACAAAGATATGACGCTGTATCAGATTCGGAAAAGGACACAGGGAAAGGACAACCAATTACATAAATACATCAAACAACATGGCTCACTAGTCAAACATCCTAAAGAACAACAGTTGTACAGCAAGATAAATGAAGACTTCACAAAGGCCAAAGCTTTACAGGAAGAGAAGATATTGCTGTCCAACACagctcttcttttgatCAGTAAACATTTGGTCAGATTGGAAAGTGATATTGAGAAATTGGAGAGTGAAGGGTTACTAGCCCCAGATGATATGATTGAAGAGGACAAGAACATGTCGGATGGGATGAGTAGTTTAACTCCTGTTCCTCCGAGCCAAAGCAGCACACCTGGAGTTGTACCCAAAAAGAGACAGAGAAATGGTGTTAGTAGAACGCAATCAAGGTTTGAATCTCCCCCgttatcatcatcagcaCCAACAAGAACACATAGAAAGAAGAACGCAAGTGAATTGAACCAAAcaggagaagaagatgagttgTATTGTTTCTGCCAACAAGTATCTTTTGGTGATATGATTGCGTGTGACAATCCAGATTGTAAATACGAGTGGTTTCACTACGATTGTGTCGGTCTCACTGCACAACCTCCCTCTGGAATTTGGTACTGTCCAGATTGTAAGAACGATCAAAGTGTAAGAAAGAGAGacaggaagaagaagaaggtggAGACGTAA
- a CDS encoding Calnexin, with translation MKISTIASSTLFAVGALAESEPAEFRPLEAQLDKSSFFEQFDKEPKLGDTWKISHAVKNEEFTYVGEWAIEEPVVYPGFKKDRGLVVKSEAAHHAISAQLPQVFDNTDNTLVLQYEVKLQQGLNCGGAYVKLLSAEGLNKNEFSNETPYQVMFGPDKCGTTNKVHLIIKRKNPATGEYEEHQLATPPMGRIVKTTSLYTLIIKPNNDFEIRINGEVAKAGNLLNEKLIKPPFGAPKEIDDPEDQKPEDWVDEDMIPDPDAVKPEDWDESEPLRIVDPEAVKPENWNEDAELYIPDPEATKPEDWDDEEDGEWVAPVIPNPECADIGCGPWKAPYITNPNYKGKWSPPLIENPDYKGPWSPKKIANPNYFEDKKPANLEPIGGLGFELWTMNADILFDNIYLGHSIKEAEFIGNETFVPKLELEEAESAKNAPKPDFEPETPPETGLDSTGNIFTDVFDTVFQTVLEYYVSANAFLNDVVQEPSVLLERPGEAVYYLVTFFSGFTFLVAVWSGLIFALTGAGKKPETSAKTPTKSTQKIEEVTEDETEKTDSSSAAKNSTKATKRT, from the coding sequence ATGAAGATCTCTACCATTGCAAGTTCTACGTTGTTCGCTGTTGGTGCTTTAGCCGAATCCGAACCCGCTGAGTTCAGACCCTTGGAAGCTCAGTTGGACAAgtcatctttctttgaacaattcGACAAGGAACCGAAACTCGGCGACACCTGGAAGATCTCCCATGCCGTTAAGAATGAAGAATTCACTTATGTTGGAGAATGGGCCATTGAGGAACCTGTTGTCTATCCTGGATTCAAGAAGGACAGGGGTCTGGTTGTGAAATCTGAGGCAGCTCACCACGCAATATCTGCCCAATTACCACAGGTATTTGACAACACTGACAATACGTTGGTCTTGCAATACGAAGTCAAGCTTCAACAAGGATTGAACTGTGGAGGTGCTTATGTTAAATTATTGAGTGCTGAGGGTCTGAACAAGAATGAGTTCTCTAACGAGACCCCTTATCAAGTCATGTTTGGTCCTGATAAATGTGGAACCACGAATAAAGTGCACTTGATTATTAAGAGGAAGAACCCAGCCACCGGCGAATATGAGGAACATCAATTGGCTACTCCTCCAATGGGTAGAATCGTCAAGACTACTTCTCTATACACCCTGATTATCAAGCCCAATAatgactttgaaatcagAATCAACGGTGAGGTTGCTAAAGCTGGTAACTTGTTGAACGAGAAGTTGATAAAGCCACCATTTGGCGCTCCGAAGGAGATTGACGATCCGGAAGACCAAAAACCCGAAGATTGGGTTGATGAAGACATGATCCCAGATCCAGATGCTGTCAAGCCTGAAGATTGGGACGAGTCCGAGCCATTGCGAATCGTCGATCCGGAAGCTGTGAAACCAGAAAACTGGAACGAAGATGCTGAATTGTACATCCCTGATCCAGAGGCCACCAAGCCCGAAGACTGGgacgatgaagaggatgGCGAATGGGTTGCTCCTGTTATTCCAAATCCAGAATGCGCAGATATTGGATGTGGCCCTTGGAAGGCTCCATATATTACCAATCCTAACTACAAGGGTAAGTGGAGTCCTCCTCTTATTGAGAACCCTGATTACAAGGGACCTTGGAGCCCTAAGAAGATTGCCAACCCTAACTACTTTGAAGACAAGAAACCAGCAAACTTGGAACCTATTGGAGGTCTTGGTTTTGAGTTGTGGACCATGAATGCAGATATTCTCTTTGACAACATCTACCTAGGCCATTCTATTAAGGAAGCTGAATTCATTGGAAACGAAACTTTTGTTCCAAAattggagttggaggaaGCAGAATCTGCAAAGAATGCTCCAAAGCCAGATTTTGAGCCTGAAACCCCACCTGAAACTGGTTTAGACTCTACTGGAAACATTTTTACAGATGTGTTCGACACTGTTTTCCAAACTGTATTGGAGTATTACGTCAGTGCTAACGcctttttgaatgatgTTGTTCAAGAACCCTCAGTTTTGTTGGAACGTCCGGGCGAAGCAGTTTACTACTTGGTCACATTTTTTTCGGGTTTCACCTTCCTTGTAGCCGTTTGGTCAGGTTTGATTTTTGCATTGACCGGTGCTGGCAAGAAGCCAGAGACTTCTGCAAAGACACCAACAAAGTCTACCCAGAAGATCGAGGAGGTTACTGAAGATGAGACTGAGAAGACTGATTCCTCGTCTGCTGCTAAGAACTCGACTAAAGCTACAAAGAGAACCTAG
- a CDS encoding Essential Hsp90p co-chaperone produces METTCGLPVLPQKISVNFMLRETVDDLGLSKSVTFFLLNSPIMLRLFQRTQFQGSKTCPRVFSKSFHSLPFLRQELILKVEPLKRDNESEDVKRRRLVYQSRKRGILETDLLLSRFAKRYLPTMSVEEMEEYDDLLNELDWDIYYWAVKNYEVTPLPEKWKDSKILAKLQEMSANNEGEILRMPNLDDSP; encoded by the coding sequence ATGGAGACAACATGTGGTTTACCAGTTCTTCCCCAGAAAATCAGTGTGAACTTTATGCTTCGCGAAACTGTAGATGATTTGGGTCTCAGCAAATCAGTTACCTTCTTTCTGCTTAATTCACCCATTATGCTCCGGCTTTTCCAAAGAACTCAGTTTCAAGGTAGCAAGACTTGTCCAAGGGTGTTTTCGAAATCTTTTCATTCTCTCCCCTTCTTGAGGCAGGAGCTGATACTGAAAGTTGAACCTCTGAAACGTGATAACGAGTCGGAAGATGTCAAGAGACGCCGTCTGGTTTATCAgtcaagaaagagaggaaTCTTGGAAACAGACCTTCTTCTGTCTCGTTTCGCAAAACGCTATCTACCGACAATGAGTGTGGAAGAGATGGAAGAGTATGATGACTTATTAAACGAGTTGGATTGGGATATTTATTACTGGGCCGTGAAAAACTACGAGGTTACCCCATTGCCTGAAAAGTGGAAGGACTCCAAGATTCTCGCTAAACTACAGGAGATGAGTGCAAACAACGAAGGCGAGATCCTTCGTATGCCTAACTTAGATGATTCTCCGTGA